A genomic segment from Spinacia oleracea cultivar Varoflay chromosome 3, BTI_SOV_V1, whole genome shotgun sequence encodes:
- the LOC130468951 gene encoding uncharacterized protein, translated as MDLLSSEDKGVVEVPAWLSEVYTEDILKAVEAKKKDSSKKSNEGASGDVAKEPTLPATKKRHASSTEAPKPKRPFFKKMGTADAGTKPSVSKPSAPLAEGEVLPTQTFIPPPEQKEVPSQADIERDFAAGAAANEVAVEQAEAADATTSSKEDKGKGKEAEAPSTDNASTSPVASPIVEMFKRMRWAEVGSIPLLPVLAQRRRIRSLRTCMRPSLRNM; from the exons ATGGATCTCCTATCCTCTGAAGACAAGGGTGTAGTGGAAGTACCTGCTTGGCTGTCCGAGGTGTACACtgaggacattctcaaggccgtggaggccaagaaaaaggactcctccaagaagtccaacgagggtgcctctggtgacGTCGCCAAG GAACCCACTTTGCCAGCTACGAAGAAGCGTCATGCATCTTCGACGGAGGCTCCTAAGCCAAAACGgcccttctttaagaagatgggtACGGCCGATGCTGGCACAAAGCCGTCGGTATCAAAACCGTCCGCTCCCCTAGCTGAGGGAGAGGTTCTTCCTACCCAGACGTTCATTCCTCCTCCTGAGCAAAAGGAGGTCCCTTCCCAGGCGGACATCGAAAGGGATTTTGCTGCCGGAGCAGCTGCTAACGAAGTAGCAGTCGAACAGGCTGAGGCTGCTGACGCCACCACCTCGTCCAAGGAGgacaagggtaaaggcaaggaagctgaggctccttctactgataatGCCTCTACTTCTCCTGTAGCTTCGCCAATTG ttgagatgttcaagcggATGCGGTGGGCCGAGGTGGGGAGCATCCCCCTTCTGCcggttttagctcagaggcgaaGGATAAGATCCTTGCGGACGTGTATGCGGCCATCCCTGAGGAATATGTGA
- the LOC110800784 gene encoding protein cornichon homolog 1 isoform X2: MHWDLILWLISLISNIVLLVLLIYQLICLSDLEADYMNPYETAANINSLILPEFGLQAAFCALFLVTGHFFMFLVTLPVAIYHARLFARGEHLVDVTEIFRALSVEKKHRLIKLGLYLLFFFLVIFRLVIAIYNSLADEEEALHGFWVF; this comes from the exons ATGCATTGGGACTTAATCTTATGGCTAATTTCCCTAATCTCCAACATCGTTCTCCTCGTTCTCCTCATCTACCAG CTGATATGTTTGTCGGATTTGGAGGCGGATTATATGAATCCATACGAAACGGCAGCGAATATCAATTCTTTGATTTTACCAGAGTTTGGATTGCAGGCAGCTTTCTGTGCTCTTTTTCTTGTTACAGGCCATTTCTTCATGTTTCTCGTCACTCTTCCTGTCGCCATTTATCATGCAAGATT GTTTGCTAGGGGAGAGCATCTTGTAGACGTGACAGAGATTTTCAGAGCACTTAGTGTTGAGAAGAAACACCGGTTAATCAAGCTGGGCCTTTACTTATTGTTTTTCTTCTTGGTCATTTTCAG GCTTGTGATAGCTATTTATAATTCATTAGCTGATGAAGAAGAAGCATTGCATGGATTTTGGGTGTTCTAG
- the LOC110800784 gene encoding protein cornichon homolog 1 isoform X1 — MHWDLILWLISLISNIVLLVLLIYQLICLSDLEADYMNPYETAANINSLILPEFGLQAAFCALFLVTGHFFMFLVTLPVAIYHARLFARGEHLVDVTEIFRALSVEKKHRLIKLGLYLLFFFLVIFRFPAGSISSLSIFSSKHGDLDIRSSFLEF; from the exons ATGCATTGGGACTTAATCTTATGGCTAATTTCCCTAATCTCCAACATCGTTCTCCTCGTTCTCCTCATCTACCAG CTGATATGTTTGTCGGATTTGGAGGCGGATTATATGAATCCATACGAAACGGCAGCGAATATCAATTCTTTGATTTTACCAGAGTTTGGATTGCAGGCAGCTTTCTGTGCTCTTTTTCTTGTTACAGGCCATTTCTTCATGTTTCTCGTCACTCTTCCTGTCGCCATTTATCATGCAAGATT GTTTGCTAGGGGAGAGCATCTTGTAGACGTGACAGAGATTTTCAGAGCACTTAGTGTTGAGAAGAAACACCGGTTAATCAAGCTGGGCCTTTACTTATTGTTTTTCTTCTTGGTCATTTTCAG ATTTCCGGCAGGCTCCATTTCCAGTTTGTCAATCTTCTCATCCAAGCATGGAGATTTAGATATCCGTTCCTCTTTTCTAGAGTTTTAG